In Paenibacillus phoenicis, one genomic interval encodes:
- a CDS encoding glycosyltransferase family 2 protein produces the protein MIVKNEEARLPVCLKSVADLADEIVIVDTGSTDRTKEVAAEFGAKVYEFAWREDFAAARNFSFSLATCEYILWMDADDVFTEPNRAKLLRLKQELSSDIDAVLMNYVLHEEEQTGAPLAFTRRNRLVKRSRNYRWIGIVHEYLDVADGKQLLTDIAVTHRGTGSHSGRNLKIIEHHLASGGVLQGRLRFHFACELADAGRYEEAVPHFAEFLLDPKANRDDLILACARLADCYGFLGRERQKLETLLRSLQFHIPSSEICCAIGNCMEDRQEWAMAIYWYGQAIQNANVGSWTAIVHSASRTWLPHSRLCLCYAQLGHLRQAYEHNREALRYLPEDPGLLENEKKLKLALETASTS, from the coding sequence ATGATTGTCAAAAATGAAGAAGCCCGTTTGCCTGTATGTCTAAAGTCCGTCGCGGATTTGGCGGACGAAATCGTGATCGTGGATACGGGATCAACCGACCGCACGAAGGAGGTGGCCGCGGAATTCGGGGCCAAGGTGTACGAGTTCGCCTGGCGGGAGGATTTTGCGGCCGCGCGGAATTTCAGTTTTTCTTTGGCAACCTGTGAATACATTCTCTGGATGGATGCTGACGATGTATTCACCGAACCCAACCGCGCCAAGCTCCTTCGGTTAAAGCAAGAATTGAGTTCTGACATCGACGCGGTCCTGATGAATTATGTGCTCCACGAGGAGGAGCAGACCGGAGCACCGCTGGCCTTCACTCGGCGGAACCGATTGGTCAAACGGAGCCGGAATTACCGCTGGATTGGCATCGTACACGAATACCTGGATGTCGCGGACGGGAAACAGCTGCTGACGGATATTGCTGTGACCCATCGCGGAACCGGGAGCCATTCCGGACGGAATCTAAAGATCATCGAGCATCATTTGGCTTCCGGCGGCGTACTGCAAGGACGCCTGCGTTTCCACTTTGCATGCGAGCTGGCAGATGCCGGTCGATATGAGGAAGCCGTACCGCATTTTGCGGAGTTCCTCCTCGATCCGAAGGCAAACCGGGATGATCTGATTCTAGCTTGCGCCCGTTTAGCGGATTGCTATGGTTTTTTGGGACGCGAGCGACAAAAACTGGAGACGCTGCTGCGATCCCTCCAATTTCATATTCCAAGTTCGGAAATTTGCTGTGCTATCGGCAACTGCATGGAGGATCGGCAAGAATGGGCGATGGCAATCTATTGGTACGGTCAGGCGATACAGAATGCCAATGTTGGCAGTTGGACAGCGATCGTTCATTCAGCGTCCCGGACATGGTTGCCGCATAGCCGGTTATGTTTGTGTTATGCGCAGCTCGGCCATTTACGTCAGGCTTATGAGCATAACCGGGAGGCGCTTCGCTATTTGCCCGAGGATCCGGGCCTCCTTGAAAATGAGAAGAAGCTGAAGTTGGCTTTGGAAACGGCGTCTACCTCATAG
- a CDS encoding polysaccharide biosynthesis protein, giving the protein MFRDKTVLITGGTGSWGKRLTRRLLQEGPREIRIFSRNEYAQVLMQREFSGHASMRYLIGDVRDYAAVEAASKGVDYVFHLAALKHVPVCEFQPEEALKTNVLGTENIIQASIANKVIKVIDVSTDKAVDPTNTYGMTKAIGEKLMIRANDLSEHTRFTCIRGGNVLGTNGSVVPLFINQLRDGKDLTITAREMTRFFLTLSQAIDLLLKAATTAIGGETFVMKMKACRIIDIAEVLAEHYVGHHVPVQEIGIRPGEKLHEVLVSRYEAPYTLKYSDQYYVILPPSSKELIAHYSSLPRELFSEYNSNASLLDKAEVAELLREGGFLN; this is encoded by the coding sequence ATGTTCAGAGACAAGACCGTGTTAATTACCGGGGGGACCGGATCCTGGGGGAAAAGGCTGACAAGGAGACTGTTGCAAGAGGGACCGCGGGAAATCCGCATTTTCTCGAGAAACGAATACGCTCAGGTCTTAATGCAGCGGGAATTTAGCGGGCACGCCTCAATGCGGTATCTGATCGGTGATGTCCGTGATTACGCGGCGGTGGAAGCGGCGAGTAAGGGAGTGGATTATGTCTTCCATCTGGCAGCTTTAAAACATGTGCCGGTTTGCGAATTCCAGCCGGAAGAAGCGCTCAAGACCAATGTGCTCGGAACGGAAAACATCATTCAGGCGAGCATCGCGAATAAGGTCATCAAGGTGATCGACGTGTCCACCGACAAAGCGGTGGATCCGACAAATACGTACGGGATGACCAAAGCGATCGGGGAGAAGCTGATGATTCGTGCGAACGATTTAAGCGAGCATACCCGGTTCACTTGTATCCGCGGGGGGAACGTGCTTGGGACGAACGGCAGCGTGGTTCCACTGTTCATCAACCAGCTGCGGGACGGGAAAGACTTAACGATTACCGCCCGGGAGATGACGCGCTTCTTCCTGACCTTATCCCAGGCGATCGATCTTCTGCTTAAAGCAGCCACGACAGCCATCGGGGGCGAAACGTTCGTGATGAAAATGAAGGCCTGCCGCATCATCGATATTGCTGAGGTGCTTGCGGAGCATTATGTCGGACATCACGTCCCGGTGCAGGAAATCGGCATTCGGCCTGGAGAGAAGCTGCATGAGGTGCTGGTCTCTCGGTACGAAGCTCCCTATACGCTCAAATATAGCGATCAATATTACGTCATTCTTCCTCCCAGCTCCAAGGAGCTCATTGCCCATTATTCCAGCTTGCCTCGCGAACTGTTCTCTGAATACAATTCCAATGCGTCTTTGCTTGATAAAGCCGAAGTGGCTGAGCTGCTGCGGGAGGGAGGGTTCCTGAACTGA
- a CDS encoding nucleotide sugar dehydrogenase: MLSRIIAIVGMGYVGLPLAETYLDQGFRVIGIDKDEKKLQLLQQGRSYIADVPDEKIKRYTYTQQLTVSPDFAEIASAEAIIICVPTPLTEQHVPDLTYLVDAAENIGKHLKPGQLVALESSTYPGTTREVILPLLQKSGLHLGTEFFVGFSPERVNPGSRRYSLRDIPKIVSGITAACADRMEELYRAGFRTVVRVSSTETAEMAKLLENTFRFVNISFINEFALLCDQMGINVWEVVEAASSKPFGFKAFYPGPGVGGHCIPVDPIYLQWKAQQLGMESSFIEISSRINRDMPGYIVSRLQEELNGSSLAGKRILVLGITFKEDVADIRESSVLELIRLLMAAGAIVDYHDPLIPEVEISGIKLYSVELTAERLASSDGVVIAVRHRGLPLEDVVKHAPFVFDTRNAAAGIQGKARIVTLGGGKSGSAQNGISR; the protein is encoded by the coding sequence ATGTTGTCACGAATCATTGCCATCGTCGGTATGGGATATGTTGGTCTTCCTTTGGCCGAAACGTATCTAGACCAGGGTTTTCGCGTCATCGGCATCGACAAGGACGAAAAGAAATTACAGCTTTTGCAACAGGGACGAAGTTACATCGCTGACGTTCCCGATGAGAAAATCAAACGATATACCTATACGCAGCAATTGACGGTATCTCCGGACTTCGCCGAGATCGCAAGCGCAGAAGCAATCATTATTTGCGTGCCGACTCCGTTGACGGAACAGCATGTGCCGGACTTGACCTATCTGGTCGATGCCGCAGAAAACATCGGGAAGCATCTTAAGCCCGGGCAGTTGGTCGCATTGGAAAGCTCTACTTACCCCGGAACCACCCGGGAAGTGATTTTGCCGCTGTTGCAAAAAAGCGGTCTACACCTGGGGACGGAGTTTTTTGTCGGCTTTTCACCGGAACGGGTGAATCCCGGAAGCCGCCGTTACTCCCTGAGAGATATTCCTAAGATCGTCAGCGGGATTACCGCTGCTTGCGCGGATCGGATGGAGGAGCTTTATCGTGCGGGCTTTCGCACCGTGGTGCGGGTATCCTCGACGGAAACGGCTGAGATGGCGAAACTGCTGGAAAACACCTTTCGTTTCGTGAACATTTCTTTCATCAATGAGTTTGCTTTGCTCTGCGATCAAATGGGAATCAACGTTTGGGAAGTGGTGGAGGCGGCCTCTTCCAAGCCGTTTGGCTTTAAGGCGTTTTATCCCGGCCCCGGCGTAGGCGGACATTGCATCCCGGTGGATCCGATCTATCTGCAATGGAAAGCACAGCAGTTAGGGATGGAAAGCTCATTTATCGAGATCAGCTCGCGGATTAACCGCGACATGCCAGGGTACATCGTGTCCAGGCTGCAGGAAGAATTGAACGGTAGCTCTCTTGCCGGTAAGCGGATTTTGGTGCTCGGAATTACGTTTAAAGAGGATGTCGCCGATATCCGCGAATCGAGCGTGCTTGAGCTGATTCGGCTGCTCATGGCCGCTGGTGCAATAGTCGATTATCACGATCCGTTGATTCCAGAAGTGGAGATCAGCGGAATCAAGCTGTATTCGGTGGAGTTGACAGCGGAGCGCTTAGCCTCCTCGGACGGCGTGGTGATCGCCGTCCGTCACCGCGGATTGCCGCTGGAGGATGTCGTGAAGCACGCGCCATTTGTATTCGATACGCGAAATGCGGCCGCCGGTATACAAGGCAAAGCGCGGATCGTTACGCTGGGGGGCGGAAAATCAGGATCCGCTCAAAACGGAATTTCCCGATGA
- a CDS encoding glycosyltransferase has protein sequence MKLPWGMIMHDLHAKVEQRREFLRRYPSATIFVMYRQAFRERYPEFKGRLYWLPHFVEPTVFRDYRRRKNINVLLMGATNPKVYPLRHKMKTALTGYPGFVCHSHPGYTDFESDAQALVARGFALEVNRSKIFLTCDSKFHYPLRKYFEVLACNTLLLAPENADLRALGFRSGVHYVAVSERDFLAKIHFYLHPSNESLRAKISGQGYEFVREKHTTSVRTLQLLQMIRSIVG, from the coding sequence TTGAAGTTACCTTGGGGCATGATCATGCATGATCTGCATGCCAAAGTCGAGCAGCGACGAGAGTTCCTGCGGCGTTACCCCTCTGCCACCATCTTTGTGATGTATCGGCAAGCGTTCCGGGAGCGGTATCCCGAGTTCAAGGGCCGTCTTTATTGGCTGCCCCATTTTGTAGAACCTACCGTGTTCAGGGATTATCGACGCCGGAAAAACATCAACGTTCTGCTTATGGGGGCAACTAACCCGAAGGTATACCCGTTGCGCCATAAGATGAAAACGGCTTTGACCGGATATCCCGGCTTTGTATGTCACAGCCATCCCGGCTATACGGACTTCGAATCCGATGCCCAGGCGCTTGTAGCGCGAGGCTTTGCGCTTGAAGTGAACCGATCCAAGATCTTCCTGACTTGCGATTCCAAATTCCATTATCCGCTTCGCAAATATTTTGAGGTACTCGCTTGCAACACGCTGCTGCTCGCTCCCGAGAACGCTGATCTACGCGCGCTTGGGTTCAGGTCCGGCGTACATTATGTGGCCGTGTCGGAGCGGGATTTTCTCGCCAAAATTCATTTCTATTTGCATCCAAGCAACGAATCGCTGCGGGCGAAGATCAGCGGTCAAGGGTATGAGTTCGTCCGGGAGAAACATACGACCTCCGTTCGTACTCTGCAGCTCCTTCAAATGATCCGTTCCATCGTCGGTTAA
- a CDS encoding glycosyltransferase, which produces MNPRVSIIIPFYNCPYIEQAVQSALSQTYPHTEIIVVDDGSTVHAERLAPYRGHIYYLGKANGGTASALNHGIRHASGEYIAWLSSDDLFAPQKVEMQLSFMLGQGAEISHTNFHYIDEHGRITQYNAGMQPLGMRELANTLYSGNPINGCTVMMRRSLIERVGLFDEGLPYTHDYDLWHRVMLSRTAFPYLNVPLISYRRHSGMGTLRHQAAISAEIRFIQNRYRDALTHLIATS; this is translated from the coding sequence ATGAATCCGCGCGTTAGTATCATTATTCCTTTCTATAACTGTCCCTATATTGAACAGGCGGTGCAAAGTGCACTGAGTCAAACGTATCCGCATACGGAGATTATCGTTGTGGATGACGGTTCGACTGTCCACGCCGAGCGGCTCGCGCCTTACCGCGGTCATATCTATTATTTGGGCAAGGCGAATGGGGGAACGGCCTCTGCGCTGAACCACGGTATCCGACACGCTTCCGGGGAGTATATCGCGTGGCTTAGCTCGGACGATCTGTTTGCGCCTCAGAAAGTCGAAATGCAATTAAGTTTCATGCTGGGGCAAGGCGCTGAAATTTCCCATACCAATTTCCACTACATCGATGAGCATGGCCGAATCACTCAATACAATGCCGGCATGCAACCCCTGGGGATGCGAGAGCTGGCGAACACGTTGTACAGCGGCAACCCGATTAACGGATGTACTGTCATGATGAGACGCAGCTTGATTGAGCGCGTGGGACTGTTTGATGAAGGCCTGCCGTACACTCACGACTACGATCTGTGGCATCGAGTAATGCTCTCTCGTACGGCTTTTCCTTATTTGAACGTCCCGCTCATTTCCTACCGGCGCCATTCGGGGATGGGGACGCTGCGCCATCAAGCGGCGATCTCGGCGGAGATCCGGTTCATCCAGAATCGTTACCGGGATGCGCTGACCCATCTTATCGCGACTTCTTAA